Genomic window (Lycium barbarum isolate Lr01 chromosome 2, ASM1917538v2, whole genome shotgun sequence):
ttcggctataagttttacttgtttttaagcaaatctatgttattttacgtagtttttgtcatgttttaggtaatatgaggtccctagagcctaagtgtggaaaacaagcgaaaaagagtagaaaaagttgatcactggaaGAAAATcgagattctggaaatttttgggaaaaattgttctgcgcgttcgcgcataAAGGTCACGCGACCGCGACCGCGCGCGTTATTAAGTCCACGCGTTCGCGTAGGAAGGACACGCGACCGCGCTGAAGGAAGAGCGTGATTCTACGCGTTCGCGCAGAaacgtggcgcgttcgcgcagaaacgtggcgcgttcgcgtagaaggaatttctgcccagttcgaccagaacttgggttttgacgatttcttccattccagttcctataaaaagaaaactagggttttcttaacatatctttggtcattttgcaagttttggaggctagagTTTCACCTACACagttggaggagaagattggagcactttaatgagataattcttaaacctttcttcaattccttgttttgtattgaatattttagtgtgtagtatttcatttctatacttgaaccttgtttatggaagtatacattgttaaagtttggattgaaactcttgttttgcttatgtattgaatgattcttattgctattgaagtgggtctttgttgatttaattaatctcgttcttgaatgtttccaaagggattagctaacactaggactcacccatttacttagattgagcttggaaaaggaaatctaggttgggaaagattaattaacaaggatttgggtcattaaactcatctaataacttgagctagagataggatagttaacttgaggttgaattgattgtgtttaacatcacactctaaggcttgagaaagcttagagtgaaattcattgatttggttgagaaactttcaatgagattttagaaatcattatctattaacatagacccgctcttagtggtaaaattgtaaaatacattggatcgttacttgagagtaatttcccttgtatccatgcttgtggccattgatcattttattcgctttctaggttagtttacatttccgcattagtcataattttctcaaaaacccaaaatatcatttattgtttggctttagcttagttggtgaaagttccttactttcttaatcgcctagcatattgttccctgtgggatcgaccccgactcatagttgggtaaatatattgcatacgaccgtgtacactttctctttgaggagtgtatttggacttTATCATAAACTCCCCCAAACGGGGACTGCTAAGTCAAAAACTTAGCCAAAGCCGAAATAATACCGGCCCTAAAggaaatgcctatcgtaattcaGAGACGTCTGAACTTATGGAGCATCGGATAAGTCCTACGGGCGCAATGATTTAACAACCACGAGTCTACTTGTTCTAAAGAAGCATCGGTTAAGTCCTACGGGTACGGTGATCAAACGACTACGAGTCGAtttgtcctaaaacggaccaacgattatgacaaaaataatagcaaacattcaaacgaagaaacaagaaagatgcacttttcatttatacaatGGATATTTTTACATAAAAAACAAaggtcctacaaaggcaaaaaataaagagATGAAAGCCAAAAACAGGCCCTAAAActacccggaatggctggagccggaatGTTCGGACAACATCCGCTCGGAATCATCAGAGTCAGAACCGAGGGCATCCTTAGCCTCTCCCTCGACTCTCTTGGCCTCGgcaataagggccggaagatcagAAAAGCCacgctcggcttgctcaagagtgatcctcCGGGATTTCCATTTCTCGTACTGAGCAACAATAGTAacctgagcctcggcggcctccacgcttcTTAGAGCTTCATCCAATTCGGCCTCGTCCTGGGCTAGCTTTGTCTCAagagcatcccgagcctcccCACGAACGTTCTGCATTTGAATGGCCGATTGGAGCTCGGCCTGGAGGGTGTCATTTGCAGCGGTCGTTTCCTTGAGTTCGTTCTTCAGGTCATCGCACATCCGAGATCTGTTCTCcgctttctcttcgaacaccctgGCACGCTCCTGATACCGGGCACTCTCATATTCAAGaagccggttcctctcggccaagctggAAGCATCCGACTTCACTAAAtctagctcctcccggagttgggagaaAGCGGTCTCAAGCTCATCCAGCTTCGAGGAAATTTGAGTGTTATCCCGGTTGAGGTCGATCTTCTCAGCTTCGAGGCTCCGGTTATATTCGGTCATGGCGACCAGTTCACTCCTCAGCTGACGATTCTCGGCCTTTGCTGCGTCAAGCTCAGGCTGAAGATGGGATAGAGCAACTGCTCGACTtagctcctcctccttctcccgaagaaAATGCACatacttctccgtttcccggccctgggcGTCCAACTGGAccttaagatcgtccatctcttgtTGGGCACGGACGAAGGCCTCGTTAACAAGaaccacactctgcaaaagaaGGCAAGTCAAAAACTTGAACGAGAACAGGATTAAAATTCTTAGTAAAGGTGTGCAGAGACGGCTCAAAAACCTACCCGGTTGctcgcatgcataccctcgttgatAAGTCATTTCCAGGTAACCCCGGTCATCTTGCGCTTGTTCGAAtctgagacaagaggcctcaggtAACTCGCTACGCCCACCAGGCGAGAAAGGAAGCtccagtcctcggggacggtgaccacaACCGATTTGGTTCTTTATGTTCCACACTTGGCGCCAAAAAAACACGCTCCAATCCGTCCCTAGCCCCAGATTCGGAGGATCGGCTGGCCGACCTCGTAgcccgagggatagggagatgctcgaatcccgcagcttcgccggtagcgggaggGGTGCCCGAGAACATGTCGTCAAAATCATCAGGCCGTGATACCGGGGCAGATGAACTTGGAGCATCCTCAATATCTTTGGGAAAGCTCGGGGGTACCGTAGTTACGGCAGGCTCGCACTCGGGCGCCAGATCGACGTCGACGGGGACTTCGATCTCAGGGATCGGCCCAGTCTTTTGACCGACCTCAGCAGCGGCCACCTCCCCGGACCtccttgtcctttgcaggggagctTTTTCAAAAGAAGTTTCTCCTGAAAtttcgacaaagtcaatcgaccttagaggagccggggaaagaatttcttctGCAACTGTTCGTGAGACCGAGACTAGAAGCCCCTCAGCGGCAGAAGGAAGGGGTGAAATGGCAACGACCTCCTCCGGGATCGGAGCCACGGAAGGTTCGGCATCGACTCTCAGAACTATAATATCGGGTTTTGATTCGTCCCGTAAGGTCCGAGTAACGCTTCTCGCCCTCTTCCTCTTCGACTgttgccctttgtccgagggcctttttcttttggcagCAGTAGCGGCAGCAAGGGCATGAGATGCACCCGCTGTATCAAACTCGGACGCCGACGTTGTGGGTTCAGTCGTCGACTCCGATCtgggggctaccgagcccttaggAAAACTTGAAAAGCGAAGATATTAGCGAACGTCGAAGGATGAAAACGAACAGTAAAGGATGCAGTAAACACGAGTAGAAGTAGAGGGCTACCGTGATTCTGGGCAACCCATCAACCACGTGACAGGTAGGCGCAGGTCTGGTTGTCATGATGATGCTGGCAGAGGAGTGATGTGACCCATTCACTCAGATTGCGAATGACCGGGGGAACGTAACCATTAGCTGATAAAAGTAAGGAAGAAACAATGAGAAAGCagaatcaaaatttgacaaagcaTGCTAAAGCAATTACACAAGGTTTcggacttacgcttgttattccacttctccgggaaaggcatgtaATCGGCTGGAATGATGTCTTCGGTCTTCACCCGAACATACCACTCTAACCAaccccggtctctgtcttcatcgattgttgagaaaaatggattccggctgcgcttggcaagttttattacaccaccccggaaaatcctcggggagtataaacgtatcaggtgggccagcgtAAACTCCTTCCCGGTATTTTTGGCCAACAGCCGAAGACATGCGTACCCTCCAAACGATTGGACCGATCTGTGCTAGGGTCAAGTCGTAGGTCTGGCACATGTCCAAGATGACCGGATCaaccggggggtcgagcttgagagtgaaagggtacGTGTACACGTACAGGAAACCTTCCCGGTGGTCGGTGATCGATTCGTCTGGTCCGGGAGAAAAAACCCGTACCGGGCAgatgtcccacccgcaatcagccCAGACTACATCGAGTCTATCCTCAGTAATAGACGAGGGGTATCGCCTCATATCGAATCCCCTGTCCGACACCGAAGAAGGCTTTTCGGCCTCAAGATCTTTGTTGAAGGTGGGTCTGGCCGGTATAATGTCTGAGGCCGTGGTTTCTAAGGTGCTCTTCGATCTAGCTGGGGACGCAGGCTCGGTCCCCGGGGATGAAACCGATGGAACATCATGAGAAGTGGTCTTAGACATTTTGGAAGATATGAAAGGAAGAGGGTTTAGAAGAAAGTTCAAAAGATTGAGGGAACTGGTGATTCGAGAAATGGTAAAGTTCAAAGCAACACCCAAACGAGAACAGTTAGTAGAAATGGTGACAAAGTTGCCCCTTTTTCACGTAGAGTACGCAACAAATCAGCAACAGATTGGCTGTAAAAAGGAAAATAAACGCAGTGAAGAgtgaaagaggaagaagaaattgatcGTGAAAGTGTAGGAATGAAGGGGaaaagggccttatataggcatgggactgTGACGGTTTCAAttccccagccaaccgggggatgccacgtgtcccCCGTAATTAATGAGAAATAACTCGAAGCGacgtgcgtgcggcggttgtcagagctagccattcgggagaagacacgtggccgatagaggagggacgtgacgcaaccgttcccgccaaaacaAGTAGATAACAACGAGCCAATAGAGTCACCGGTTTCaggattcatccacttcccgtcacTTCGAGAGATCGgtggtccggaaagtgtgggggctatctgtatacagTAAAAACCAGTTATGAgtcaaaccggtggagcgagaaACCGGATGGAGAAGGGAACAAGAACATACACGAAGACTTTCATTCCGAACCGAAGGAACGTTCGTCCGGAGCCGATAGAGCTTaccatttggtccggttcctTCATCACCGAGCTGACCGAGGTCGTTGTCCCGAGTATCCGTGCCATTGGTCCGGTATAGCCGTTGCACACAGGCCACGCgtcagtagcgtcctgccatggtcaacaaccaaccatgcgtgtgtcagattgtacggccaacctaatcccaccaaatcc
Coding sequences:
- the LOC132628851 gene encoding uncharacterized protein LOC132628851, with the translated sequence MHASNRSVVLVNEAFVRAQQEMDDLKVQLDAQGRETEKYVHFLREKEEELSRAVALSHLQPELDAAKAENRQLRSELVAMTEYNRSLEAEKIDLNRDNTQISSKLDELETAFSQLREELDLVKSDASSLAERNRLLEYESARYQERARVFEEKAENRSRMCDDLKNELKETTAANDTLQAELQSAIQMQNVRGEARDALETKLAQDEAELDEALRSVEAAEAQVTIVAQYEKWKSRRITLEQAERGFSDLPALIAEAKRVEGEAKDALGSDSDDSERMLSEHSGSSHSG